The following DNA comes from Mycolicibacterium aromaticivorans JS19b1 = JCM 16368.
CGACGCAGATCCACTTCGACGTGATCTTCACGAACATCTCACCTCAGCCGTGTGAGGTGCAGGGGTATCCGGACGTCGATCTCATCGGTCCCGATGATCCGATGTGGGGTCCGGACTATCAGCTGCCTCAACAAGCCGACACCGCAGTGCCTATCACGCTCCCACCGGGTGCCTCGGCTGGTAGCCGCTTGACGTTCCTGGCGGACCCCAACGGCTGGGTGCCGGACACTATCGCGGTGACTCTGCCGAATTCGCCTGGGCGGATGGAAGTTCCCTGGATCGCCGGCCGGGTACCCGTCGCCCGACAGGACGCGGCGAGTCACCCGGGGACGTACATCGGACCGCTGCGATTCATGACCGACTGATGGACAAGGGGGAGCTGGCGGCCGAGCTCAGCCATCCGGGTGCTCGACAACTGTTGTCGGGTGCGATGGCTCGCCTCGCCTACAACGGACACGACGGGTTTCCGCGCGTCATTCCCGTCGGGTTCCACTGGACCGGTGAACGGATCGTGGTGTCGACGGCACCGACCTCGCCGAAGGCCCGCGCGTTGGCGTCCCGGCCTCAGGTCGCCGTGACGATCGACGGCGGCTCGTCGCCGGAGGAAGCCAAGGCCCTGCTGGTGCGCGGCCTGGCCACCCTGGTAACAGTCGACGGCGTCGCCGAGGAGTACCTCACGTCGGCGCGGAACACCATGAGCGGCGCCGAACTCGCCGAGTTCGAACGCACCGTGAAATCCACCTACCCGCGGATGGTGCGCATCTCGATCGAACCGGTGTGGGCCCGGTTCTACGACTTCGGTGCAGGCCGACTGCCGAAGTTCCTGTCGGACCTGACCAACGACAGCTAAGCCGTGATGCTTTGGGGGTAGCTGAACACGTTGTCGGGGTCGTAGGTCGCCTTGATCAGACGTAGCCGCTCGACATTGGTGCCCCAGTAGGCGCGCTCCCAGTCCGGCATGCCGGCGTTGGGTACGTTGACATAGGCGCCATTGACGTAGGGCGCCAACGCTTCGGCGAGTGCCGCGACCCACGCGAGGACCGTCTCGGTCTCATCGTCCGAAGCGGGCGGGCCGCCCCGAACACCCCACCCTGCGCCCGGTTCGGCGTAATACAGCGCGCGGCGGTGCGCGAACGCCGACCCGCCCGAGGGCTCACTGTCGGGCAGCACGCCACCGAACGCATTGGTGAAGTAGTTGCACCCCGCTGGTGCGTTCGCCATGAACTCGGCAATGGTGCGCACCGCGTCGGACGGCAACGGCTCCGTCATGAACTGTGAGGCGAACTTCCAGTTCGCCGGTTCTTCTGTGATGGGGATCTGAAACCCGGCGTAGATCTCTGGCCAGCTCGCTTCCCGCACGACGATATCAGGGCTCCCGATCGACAGCATGGGCGAAAGAAGCTGCAGTGCTTCAGATTCCGTCCCGCCGGCGAGCAGGGCATGTAACCCGACCTTCTCGCCCTCGATCTCCAGCTGACTCGTCAGTCGACGGTCCACGTACGGCGCGGACTGCTGCCAGGACTCGAACACCGCCTCCAGATCGTCGAAGCCGGGCCACGTTGCGACGACGAAGATCGCTTGGGTCAGCCGGTGAATCCGGTATGTCAGCGACGTGACGATGCCGAAGTTCCCGTTGCCGGCACCCCGTAACGCCCACAACAGGTCGGGGTTGTTCTGTTCGT
Coding sequences within:
- a CDS encoding FAD-binding oxidoreductase; translation: MTAVLTGRVVHPDDADYPDASRGWNHFFTHRPKAVVFAGSTDDVVNALTWARQEGLAVRVRSGGHALEGWSGLDDGVVIDVSGLKSVAIDAQTLTATVGAGLNQLEAVTGLGAAGFAAPTGTEGSVGLVGATLGGGFGLLTRNYGMASDNLLAVEIVVASADGGAKVIVADEQNNPDLLWALRGAGNGNFGIVTSLTYRIHRLTQAIFVVATWPGFDDLEAVFESWQQSAPYVDRRLTSQLEIEGEKVGLHALLAGGTESEALQLLSPMLSIGSPDIVVREASWPEIYAGFQIPITEEPANWKFASQFMTEPLPSDAVRTIAEFMANAPAGCNYFTNAFGGVLPDSEPSGGSAFAHRRALYYAEPGAGWGVRGGPPASDDETETVLAWVAALAEALAPYVNGAYVNVPNAGMPDWERAYWGTNVERLRLIKATYDPDNVFSYPQSITA
- a CDS encoding DUF4232 domain-containing protein produces the protein MTRYLPSAVGVLTALIAIGSTVTSPTASALPSCTPDSLGVSTNAPASPGDATQIHFDVIFTNISPQPCEVQGYPDVDLIGPDDPMWGPDYQLPQQADTAVPITLPPGASAGSRLTFLADPNGWVPDTIAVTLPNSPGRMEVPWIAGRVPVARQDAASHPGTYIGPLRFMTD
- a CDS encoding pyridoxamine 5'-phosphate oxidase family protein, with the protein product MDKGELAAELSHPGARQLLSGAMARLAYNGHDGFPRVIPVGFHWTGERIVVSTAPTSPKARALASRPQVAVTIDGGSSPEEAKALLVRGLATLVTVDGVAEEYLTSARNTMSGAELAEFERTVKSTYPRMVRISIEPVWARFYDFGAGRLPKFLSDLTNDS